The Macrobrachium nipponense isolate FS-2020 chromosome 8, ASM1510439v2, whole genome shotgun sequence nucleotide sequence acctaaaattttttatttataactaagTTTTGTTTTAACTAAATGTAAGTGTAAGCCTCAATAGCTGGTAGTGTTCCTGAAGCCGtaatgcatttgagagagagagagagagagagagagagagagagaatctgtaataaacgattctgatggtgaataagagaattaaaggtaaatttggactttttaaatttatttaaattcttcccccattctctctctctctcatacacgcacgcacacttgTGAGATGTATGTTAAATCGTTTAcctaaatgtctctctctctctctctgttaaatgccAAACAATGTCTTTACATTAAGGCTTAAATTATTCaacagataaaagagagagagagagagatgggaggaggGAGAATTTAAATAGCTCCTTTGTTAAAGTCTAAATTTACCCTTAATTCTTTTATTCACCATCAGAATAATTTATTacagatccctctctctctctctgttagatgCCAAATAATGTCTTTACATTAAAGCTTCAACAACtcaacagctgagagagagagacgagagagagagagagagagaggagagagagacggagtgAGAGGAGAATTAGCTCctttgttaaagtccaaatttacctttatttctcATTCACCTTCAGATTCATTTACtatggatctctctctccctctcagttGCTGAGGTATTTGGcacttaactgagagagagaactataactgagagagagaccCTGCAATTTCTTTTGATAGTCGTGTTGTGTATGTTTTATTATCTGACTAGTTTTTTAAATCTCTTGTATGACGCTCTTTGCAGAATGTGATTCATTTCTTTATATTCCTCCTCTGTGTCTTCCACTGCATGACCTTTGAATACAAGTAAGCTAGCATATCCATTTTCGGACAACTTTATTACGTCAAATCGAAAATGCTTTGCAACAAGTAGAAGATGACAACGTGACATATTTTCCCCACCAAAGGGATTGTATACATTTGGAGCAGTTCTATTGAATTCCAGATGTGATTCTTGTTCCCAGCCATCtcttttaaaagctttaaaaggGCTGAGTCAACATCTTCCGTTGTCATTGTCTTTCGGATGGAAGATTGAATAGCTCTTGCAGACATGAAGGAATTATAGCAATCAAGATGACATTGCGTATCCGCAGCATGTAAGTCAGACCGTAAGTAACCCTTGGATCCGAAGACGAACGTCATCAGGCAACTTATCATTGCGCTGGTCCCAAACCTCTAAAATCGTCCCTTTAAAGGAAGTTTGGCCTTTGCCCCTAGCATCACTTTCCTCCGTCGATGGGGATTGCGAGGATCTATCTTTTCACACAGAAGACCACACAAGAGACAATGCTTTTGGAAGTGAAATTCAGTATTGGACCTTCTTGTCTCCTTGGATGGAGGGCCTCTCCTCTTGCTTGGCCTGTTTAGTTCTTCTAATAGTGTTCAGATTTATAAGTAGATACACATTTCTTATGGCAAAAAATTGATTGAGTGTCTGAGTGATTTTCATGCAGCCCATCACCTCGACATTTACTACTACGAATAATTGTTTCAATTCTAGTTCTAGTGGCAGCAATTGCTTAGTTGGAAGGATGAGCACAGTTGATGAAACAAGAACTATTCTCCGCTGGATCAGATGAATCCATCATGACAAAATTCTACTTTTCAGCTTCACCTGGAAAAAAGAAACTATTGTTAAATGAtatatatcaaattcatttgacacATCAGCTGTCTATTATACAAAgtatagaattataataataattgacataTTGAGTATCGAATAACAATCCTTAAGATACAGCATTCTTATATTGGCCTAaaaaagtttttcagcaactttggagagcacagggagaatagggattggcctgtagttactgcagtctgcggATTTGCAaatctttggaacaggcactgtattactaagcttgcatCTCAGGTACCTAACTGATTCCTCTGTCCCCCAGTACACTGTGGGTACTACTTGGTTCTTCGCAGCAGCGCTTCAGTCttcagctgcaacctctttcattgctttcactgttcatattctttttcttccttcttacattccaccctctcctaacagttacttcatagtgcagctgagaggttttcctcctgttacacctttcaaaccttttttctgTAAGGTTCTGATTCATTgctgacctcataggccccagcacatggcttttggcctaaattctatattctaatttattttattctttatgcaTATCAGCTAACATCCTTTAGAATCAATTTACTTGCAGAGTAGCttaaaaattagtttttctgGAATTTAGGAGAGCAAAGATATcacgtcgacataaaaatctaaagAGTCTGCTAATCTTGGGAGACAGCATACTAGAgactttttaaaaaacaaagggaagaaaccatcaggatcttctccacctCACCTTTCAAGATTATGGAGAATTTTGTTATTATCCTTAGAGTGAAATGCAAATAACGTTAAAATAGGTTTAGGATGACAACTAtcaggggtttggggggggggggacatcctCAGCTGGTAGCTTATcttcaaaagctcgatgaagcagctcagccttttccttagggccgggtaaccaatctaccatcatctgtttgTAGTGGTGAAATGGAAGACGAGCCTGGCCCAAAGAGGGATGATGCCAGTTTGGTTCACCACAAATGAGGCTGAGTAACTCCTTCAAGTGCAGTTTCTCTCGGCTGTATGGTAAATTCAATTCGCAGCACGGCGAGACTCAACATAAATTGTAATTTTCATGTGAACGATGTTGCTTTCCCTCGAATACCTAATTATCTAGGAAACTTTAACTCTTATTACGGAGGCCACCTTTCGTATTTTGAAGGAAAAGGTAAATTCAAGGTTATTCATGATAGAACCAGTTAAAGATCCAGTTAATTCAGTCTGATATATAAAGCAGGAAACGTTTATTAGAGCTCCGTCaaactttagaaaaaaatgagctattattataaatttcctttttattgccGATTTCCCTTAATTTAAGTTGTCAAATCgcattttttattcaatatgtCATGAATGAAAATTCTTGTCATTAATTGAAAAATAGAATGCCAGGGAACGTTTTTatgcccgcacacacacacacacacacacacacacatatatatatatatatatatatatatatatatatatatatatatatatatatatgtatgtgtgtgtgtgtgtgtgtgcgggcatAAAACGTTCCCTGGCATTCTATTTTTCAATTAATGACAAGAATTGCTTTGGGAAGTTTTACTGCACAGGGCATCATCCACTATTCATTAGTCCAAATATGGATATGGCTGTGGCCATTTTATAGTCTCTGGAGCCACATTCAGTTAGGGGAAACAGCTCCATGTTCataaacgtacacacacatacacacacacacacacacacatatatatatatatatatatatatatatatatatatatatatatatatatatatatatatatatatatatatatatatatatatatatatatgtatgtgtgtgtgtgtgtgtgtatgtgtgtgtacgtttatGAACATGGAGCTGTTTCCCCTAACTGAATGTGGCTCCAGAGACTATAAAATGGCCACAGCCATATCCATATTTGGACTAATGAATAGTGGATGATGCCCTGTGCAGTAAAACTTCCCAAAGCATTAGGTGCTTCCCACACTAGCACGAAATGCTCACCAGCAGCTGTTGATCCCTACACACACTGCGGCATTTACCACAATCTTGCAAGCATTCTTGGGCTTTTGGGACATGAAGGTACTACTGCCTTTCCGTGACTTTTTTCACGCCATGCATCCAGCCCTTTCGAGACCTTCCTAAAGTTCCTTCCTCTGACACCTTAAAGcgttttttctcttatattacGACGACGTGTTCCATTCTTGTCACGTGGTCCAGCTAACTCAAAATGCTCATAGCCAGTTTTTCCACCTATTGTCAACTTTTCTACTAAATCTACATATCCAAATTTTTTGCTGTCAGTTCCTATTACGTCACTTACATGCTATGCAAAGTTCCCACCTCATCTGGCTATGGTTTTCCATCCACAACTCACCTCCATATAAGAGAGTGGGTACAACATTCCCTTCATACACTTTGGTCTCCATAAACAGACCATGTCTCTTCCCCGTCTTttaacacacaatcacacacacaaacattcacaccCGCACATGcacatgtgtacatacatactaacacaAACAATAAATCACAGATATCGAGTTCATTATAccctgggaataacttacacacaagggaaataataattgataagtgcttcatCTCCAGCAGGATTCAAACCATGGAACAGTGTCTTTGAACCATTCGGCTGTCAgaagaggtataagttgataccgactctgCTGTACATATGACTGTCGAATGCATATCTTTATTTAGAATCGATACTGACCCATCTCCCTCTTCATCTCAGATGTTAATTTACTACTTTAGATGCTGATCATCTGCTTAAGGAATCCCACTCTGATGAGAAATTCGAGTAGTGCCTCTGCTATCCACTCTGTTTGTTTTCAGAGCTGCTAATGCCTCTGGTTATCTTGGTGATACCGGTCCAATCAACTCTCCCATCAATGCCATTATTCCTATGGTGTCTTGCTAGTACTATGTCCTTTAGTGCAGTTCTCTGCTAATGTTACAAGACCTGCAAAACCTCGTGATATCTGCAACCACTCCTTGCCATTGAAAACTGCTGGACATACAGTTGACAGTCCTCTTGGCTCCAAAGGTGACCACTGGAAATGGACTCATGAGCCACCTTCATCACTTGGACATCATATATCTGCGACACTAGGATTTGCCACACTTCTCCAGCTACTATGCCCTAGAAaacaccaaacaaataaaaactgattaataatttaaacaaaataaaattcaccCTTTGTTCTGTATTCTTTTGGCCTTGGCTTTTACCCACTGCTAGGCTAGGATCCTTCTGATTGGTTTCTATCTCCTACTCTGCTTGCACATCAGGGATGCCAGAAGGTACTGCCCATTGCAGGATGCTGTGTTTCTCCTGTTGTCATGGTACCAACCTTCTCTAAATCCATTGCTGCATCATTTTACTTGGGCTAGTCCCTTTGGTCATTTGTCCCTATGGCCTTCTCAACCATCTTAGCCTCAGTTTTAATAATTTCCTTTGCCTGAAGTGTTTCcaaaaatatagtcataattaggGTTATCTGTAACGCGGGCTTGAAAAGCCAGGTGTGATTTCCTCCCCTTCTGTCTAGCCAGCCCGTGTGAAGGCTGAATTCTCAGGAAATTTAAATTGGCAGAATTGGAAGGTCTTAAGTTCGCGAGAGATAGCTAGGGAGTTGTGTGGAGTCAGTAAATTACGCAGTGGCAAGAAAAATTTgattctggttcttcctcttccctttaggACAATTGCCAGGCGGACAACTTCCATGCAGACAACTGCCAGCATGGACAGTTGCCAGGCTGACATTTGCCATCCGGACAATTGCCATTGGTTCGAAAATATATTggttaaaatgaagacaaaagttATTGATTTTCTGACCATTTCTTTTAGGATTTTCTCGCAGTTTCTTTcagaataagttatttttttctttggctatttttattttttgttttttcagaataACAGTTTAATTGTTGTCTGGTTGGTTCTTTCACGATTACTTTTCATTTACTAAATCACTTatagtttataaaataaatgttccaaaaaacttttatttacaaacatcacatttagtttaaaaaaatgaatgctaataacatacatgaaaaaacttatttaaaaaaatcacattcaaTTAGGTATTATGTAAagggttttatttttaaaacatcacattcaataaaaaaataaacggaaTAAAATGTGTTTAATCAGATTACAAAACTTCAGAATATATGTAAGTTATAGGCAATGAAacgtagaaaaataatttttatcgtcAGGATTATTGCACGTGACTACCTGCTATAAGCGTTTGTTTATGTTCTTATACTTAGCGGTAGTAGATCTCTCATCTCTTTCCATGTGAAGCACTTTTGTTTGGGACAAAACTTCCTCCTTCATGAGACGATCTATGAGTTTCCATAGGTTAGGGTGAGGTTGTTGAGCATTATTTGATAGAACACTATGAAATCCTTCGAGACTGTTGTTTGTTCGAGGCATAGACCGTTGAGTTCTTAGGTTCATATTCCAGTGGGAAATTGGAAATAATGGACTAGGTCTTCTGCGATTTCCACCTCTTCCTCTGATGACTCCGATGTAATTTACCTCAAAATACGAGAGAAATTCTGAAGGGATATCCTCATCCTCCGAAAGTTCCTCAAAACCTGTAGACACATCTTCTTCAACTGGTAAAAATGCAAGAGCAGAGAGACAACATATCTTAAGACAAAATTCGGCATCATTGTGGTATCGAACTTTATACCCTAAATCAACAATTTTCCTGTAATTTGCTTGGCAGAAGTGGAAGAAACATCCACTCACATCAGTGTCAGGAAAAGTACATTTAATTGCGTTAAATGATCCTTTTTCAAAGTCACTCattatagttaatggattttgttGCAgcaattcttgaatttttttgtaaagcattttatgtttcctctgttttgtttggaAGAAGGGCATAAATACGAGGAAAACTACACTTCTCTACTTGGACATGGATGGTAAAAAGTTGATAGAAAATTGCTGGTGACACCTTAAAGGTGCCATCAACAGCCCAGTTTCTGTACCTCCTTATATATTCAAACCCTACTTCAGCAGCAAATATCAGAATGCGATTATGGTCATCAGCTCCCGAATCATACTGTAGAAACTTTTCCCCTGATGAAAGATgttgaaattctgttggaatgCAAAATCCAGACCTTTCCGTAGGGATTGCAGGAGCATTGAAGTTCTGCTGCCTCCATCGACGAATATTTCTACTTAGATGCTGGACATTTTGTACTTCAGCTCGTGTGCAAGCATCCAAGGGCGACAAGCAGCTTGAAACTAAAGATCTTGTAGATAAAGTTTTCGAGGAGACATCTTCCTTTAGCTTTGCAACAGCACTTTTTGCTTCAACTGTACTTTTAGAGGCTGCATGATTATGTTCGTTGCAGGTCTTTATCAACTCGtagttttcttcttttgattttgtCTGTACTCTAGCTTTACACGATTTTTGTTTCCTCTGTGTACACTCCCAGTAAATTACGGATTTGTCACTATTGTATCCATTTCGATGATACATGTACTGAAGATCATCCACTAAAATATCGTTGCCACGTTCACTCTTAATAGTTGAAGCCATTTCTAAGGGGtgtagaaaatgaaagaaatgttcgCTATCCAAGTCTCTTGAAGTTAGTAAAACAACAGAGGGAACCCCTAAAGTAATAAAGTATTGGCTATGAACTTTCCTTCAATTCACCTAGCTGAATATCATCTAAACGAGTAATTTTCCAAAACAACTAATTTCTAATACTTTCCCAAACAACTAATTTTGGATATTTTCGAAAACAAGTAATTTCGGGTAGTTTCCAAAACAACTAATTTAGAAAGGAACAAATTTTTCGAAACAATGGCAATTGTCCGCATGGAAATTGTCCGCCTGGGAATTGTTCGCCCACGATACGACGCTAGTGTAAAAATACGAATTCTGAGCATAGCTAGGTTGAAAGGGTAGGACAGGCCAAGGATTTGcgttggtaaaaagaaaaaaaaaatgttttttttttttatccccttttCGTCTTAGTCCTCGAGACGATAAAAAAATcctgtatatacatttttaatttatcaactgCATGGACCATgttttttcacgttgagttttcaGTGAATGCGTggcaaaattccttttttatttactaacaGTACTCACGTTGACGTTTCAGcgtttacaaaatttatttgcTAAACCCTGACTTTTCCCACTGAATTTTCCGTGAATTCGTggcaaaattctttttttttttttatttactacaaACCAGTACTTGTGTTGAGGTTTCCGCGTTTACGAAGTTCATTTGTTACAACACgatttttcacgttgagttttccatgaatttgtgTCAAGAttccttttttaaatttacaaaccAGTACTCACATTGAATCAGCAATTAGATCAAAACCATGTGTAAACAAGCTAGGCTTTGAAAATGCCTCTAAAGCTATAGCAATTTTTTGGTAGCTACAATTTTCCTAGTTGAATGGAATGCTAAGTGCCCAGGCTAAGTGCTTagaatagggcactgtgccaattgtggcacttatACGATAGTAGTTCATgatgaagtactaatttataaggccagaatagctggcgGGTGTGGTCGATgaaaggaaactatggaagagaagatatagacagtacaaaaaaatagaaaGCTACAAGaggataagaaggaagtagaagtagcagaatctggcactcctctggatggagagggtcagaattctctataagagggtggcactgccAGGCACTAGTGTGGAGAGGCTATTGCCTCTCGTAAAAGTGTCTGAAAACATTGaccccttttcccttcttccttcgacctctccgaggtcggtttgacAATACCATTGGGGGCCTTCAAAgattcaagccctttgaagatgccGGAGGGGCATcggctccggctgctgcgacaaccagGACCTAGGCACTCGTCCCTGTACCTAATGCTGCATGTCCTGgtttcctgagttcttcggccaaataggattcggcagagtcattactccgggaccggctagctgctgatggagggggagtggatgaggtaatggtattcgggatgggcttacccaGGATGACCGACTCTGGGGCGGTTTGTGAGGtcgcaccattggtggagtgtccactttggtcatgggtgtcctggaggagtcctattggaattggctcttcctcaaCTACTGGCATGTGTAGTGGTGCCAAGCCAGCGGAGGGAAAGTGACCAGGACATAGAGATCCAAGAGGCCGTTCCTGTCCTAGTGTGAGAACTtgaacgtggctcaacatccatgagggacagaacctggcactgcctggcaccttcaagtggcactggctgtgcagaggtagttcttggagaTCCATGGCAcaggtctggagctatgtgagggcagAGGCCCTGATACggtacaaaggtaggaggagacttaatatcttgtcctagcaggatgtCATAACttcctggtatataggttgctactgccatggtacatatcttagaatgatgaggtcgtgtgactctcaaacggaaagtaggcaagaacatcttgacgtggttgaggctctctattgtgatgaattggtgcctgtcaacctgagctccataaggaattttatcctcttgaATGATGGATACCTGggcaccagtgtcgtcgaaagctgGGACCTGGTGAGCAGGATAGCTACCTCTGGGAGatgcgacaaatatggggccctaggcctagagctgaaggattcgtCACTGCCATAGCAATAGTAGAAATgtatctacgataaaactgaggcaagaaGCTTAGGGGGTTTAGCTTCTTGCCTTAGTTTTTATATCGTAGATACattgatgacactttcgccttattccgaaacaagtttaatgcggaacaattcttagaatttgtcaatgccctacaccctaatatcagatttacactcgatgaagaagaaaataacaagcttccctttctggatgttctagtgttcaggaacgaggaaggcttctacacgggtgtttttagaaaaaagacttttactgagttaggtatcaacttttatagttcttgcttttataattttaaacttaatactatctcaactctcctacacagggccttcacccatacctctaattggtttacttttaatgaagaaattaactttctttcccaatattttaaaaataactgcttcccagacaaacttttgtttaaaatgcttaagaaaatgcttgatgcccaattcatagaggtgccaacggttttgacagtaccaaaattaaaaatgtttgctagcttcccttttcttcatgacaacctcttcagaaaaaagttccaggcaattattcaaaaggaattcccggcactgaacctaaaaatcgtcccaaaaaatccattaactatcggatccctgtttaaaacgaaagaccgccttagtcctcttctaaaatctaatgttgtatataaatatacgtgcccgagatgtgatcacgggacttatgtgggttgtacggagagtttactaaaagtgagaatagattctcacaggggcttaagttttagaacgggcagcagattaacaaaccccgaagtcaaatatcagaaaccactctaaatcatgtaaaacatatattaatgataaggattttactattataggctaaacacaaaacgaaaacgaactaacaaccttggaatccattatgaataaaaaagatagttccgtccttaaatgcgcaatcctcctctgttcagttgttcatcgcctagagtgcttgtttatattttctaaaaattctctgtcactgcccgtcctttgcgaggataaggtacagaatagccttactgttttagtgttatttatttattctaaatttttttacacccatatcataatttttgtatgctttttctgtaattttttaaattattttaatgtaactgtactgtacataattttagcgctcagtatgtttttctgttttaagagactcaaaaatttttaaatgttctacattctgatgttcattgaatttttaaatattgcgtaatttttatgaattatgcagtgcgtagtttcaatgttcgtgtgtttatctttaactATAGCCTTGAGATtgcgtcggcgaaataaatgtacccgaGTACGATGCTTTCCCTGtggttcccctgatgatatatatatatatatatatatatatatatatatatatatatatatattatatattgtgtgtgtgtgtgtctgcagatTGCAGCTCATAGTGATTATTAGTAGCAAATTAATATTTTGCCATGATATTTCTCTAACAATATTCATGTGCCTTTCGATTAGATTCTGTACTATCTtgggttttatttttcaataaatcttttaatAAAGCCCCTCTATTCGTAATATAAACCTTTTCAAAacaatatgattttcatttttctttgtttgaaCAAATACTTTTATGCACAATGTTGTTTAGTTTTTTGCTCAAGAAATAATTCCGTTTCTCGCTATCAAGAAAAATGTACAActtgaaatttagaaaaaatcTGGATTTTCTATACAATCGTGATTCTTAACCCCTTCGGTATCACATGACGCAATATCGGACAAGATCCTGCATCCCGCATTCCCCCAACTTGCCCTATAATTTGTTTAACTCAGAAAGAAAAGGTTTTACTAGCATctattctgctttatatattgatggaaatgaatgtgaagtcatatatacacacgtgtatatataatatatatatatatatatatatatatatatatatatatatatatatatatatatatatataatatatatataaaaggttttttgccacaaagggaaaaatgaaaaaagcgagatagccgagtactttcggtcctattcgaccctttactgaggcaactgattatatacataaaccatatatatatatatatatatatatatatatatatatatatatacatacacatatatatagatatataaaggttttttgccatgcacagggaaaaaaaatgaaaaaagcgagatagccaagtactttcggtcctattcggaccctttactgaggcaaactgattttacaaagaacaacacagtcaaaagaaggcttaatatacaaattgacactaccagattagtcataagggcgattttcactctacaaaaaggaggagtcgccagaggctagcacaccttgaaggatacccgcagtaaacaagtgattcttccagaaaacagtacattttgaaaaaaacatgggagcatatacaacttaatatcatgaattttttacacaatttttcccaacaaaaattattattaatgaaaagacgaaagaaaatataaatatatatatatatatatatatatatatagatatatatatattatattttatatatatatatatatatatatctatagtatatatatatatatatatatatatatatatatataatttaatcatttcatatatgtatgcatacacatttacacaaacatacttatatatgtatactacatattcCATTTACTTTCATTTCTCGCCATATAAACAACcaatgaattttcattttttggggATATTTTCTTGAAGAAATAATGCGGCTCTCATTATCCCATGAACAAAGAGTTTTCATcacattatcattaaaaaaaaatatatatatatgcatccccAAGCGCTTGATTTATCGCTGAAAAAACGTCACGAAAGCCTGGCAAAATTGTTGGACGATGATCCTCGAATATGTTGGTAACATAATGTAAACTCACTTTCCACCTCTCGTTCTTCCACTTATTTCATCACTTGAGAGCTCAGCGCCACTCTCTATACTCTCCTCGGAAGAGATGTCATTTACTGTTCTCACTCATAGTTTCACAGTAAAAGTGCAAATAAAACGAAGGAAATCATCAGAGAAAACGAAGAAAATCGTGAAAAAACGTGTGAACTAAACCATGATTGTGCATCAACCGAGAGGTGGCTGTGACGTCATAACCAAGACGGTCCAGGATTGGCTGAAAAAAAGGAGGAGCAGCTTAGTGTGTGGTTAGTACAGTCTACCCACGCCTGCTAAAACCAATAGGAGACATAACCCAACACTATGAGCTTTCCTATTGCGCTATGGAATTATGACAACATATATACGTCACGGGGGCGTCACTGCAACATCCCATGATATCGTAGAAACATCACGGTCCTGAAGGGGTTTATCCAAAAGTAATTCTTCAACAATATTGTTCATAAAAGTATTTGttacaacaaagaaaataaaaataaaataattctggaAATGCTTCTATTATGAATAGAGGGCTCCATTAAGAAgatttacaaaacaaataaaacagtttAGTACAGAATCTAATGTAAAGGCACATGAATACTGTTAGAGAAATAACATGgtaaaatattcatttactaatAATTACTATGTGCTGCAGTCTGCAGACATATAGTAACCATATATAAAGCTATGTAAACATGTCACAATACACTGACCTgtaattcaacatatttatttataagttaggctagcctgtaaGAAAAACTTAGACTTTCATAGCTAGCCAgacttgagctgtatttcatagtctgtggaAGGGGACAGATAGAAGCATCATCATTCGAAGGTTATGGCCAAGTTAGGCTACCTTTGCTAGCTAAGGTTAGGATATGTTAGGTTACCCTTGGTTATTTTTGATGATCCACCTGGTAGACtggctagttggtaaagtttcCTTTTAAATCTATAATGTAGTATAAATTTAAAGTATAGGGTAAAgatgaaaatggtaaaattgaagaa carries:
- the LOC135223097 gene encoding uncharacterized protein LOC135223097; this encodes MASTIKSERGNDILVDDLQYMYHRNGYNSDKSVIYWECTQRKQKSCKARVQTKSKEENYELIKTCNEHNHAASKSTVEAKSAVAKLKEDVSSKTLSTRSLVSSCLSPLDACTRAEVQNVQHLSRNIRRWRQQNFNAPAIPTERSGFCIPTEFQHLSSGEKFLQYDSGADDHNRILIFAAEVGFEYIRRYRNWAVDGTFKVSPAIFYQLFTIHVQVEKCSFPRIYALLPNKTEET